The DNA segment AATCCTAGCCCCTTATTTTTGGTTTAATTTTGAAGTTTGAGTTTGAGATAAAAGCTTAAAGTCGTGGGGCTTCCCCCCCACACCCGACCAAGGAGGACTGCTCGTCCTATCCTCCTTGGATGCTCCAAGACGCCCCTAGCGAAGTTACATGCATTAGAGACTGACCTTGGTCTTATGGATAAATTGCTATCGCTTCCGATGGTACATCCTGTACCCCGAAAGCTAGCTCGGCATCCATGCCGAGACTCACGCAATTTATTCCAACGCCCCACGGCAACTTCGCAGGGGATAGATGAACTTCTGCTGCTTTAGTGTTGCCTCTAGCCATGCAAAGCAAATCGAGTAATCTTTACTACCAATTTTAGAAATTTAACTATGGATGGCTCATGAAATCTGAGGGAAGCCTCCCTTGCCTAAACTAGTTCGACAAGGCGAGATTAATCCAACAACATCGCCTTAAGTCAAAAATGCCCCATTCCGATTGTTAAGTATTTAATTATGCTTTAAACGCCTAAAAAACAACGTAATCAATAGCATCAACAATGTGAAATCCATCGTCCCACCACCGCCTTCGGATGACTTTTCAGGTTCACCAGTATCATTAACGATAAATGTCACATCAAACGTCAACTCTGCACCTGAAGGGTCTGTTGCGGTGACCGTCATCAAGTATTGACCTTTAGTCTTAACTGCACCGTGGAATATTCCATCCTCACTAGCTATTAATCCATTAGGTACATTCTTATATGTATAAGTCACAGCCTCTCTATCAGGATCGACAACAATTCCTGAAAGCACACCGTAATACTGTTGATCCTTTTCAAGATACTGAATACCAATCTCCGCAGTTAACATAGGAGCATCGTTAACGTTAGTCGGTGTAATATAAAAGATCTCTGTAGATAATGGAGGAATATTCACTCTCACTTGAATGGGACTGGCTGGTGTTGGATCAATTAAATTTTTTGAGGCAAACATATCTTCATTAGTAAAAGTCCCACTAATATATTCACCATCCCAAATCAATCTTTCATGTATATATTCAGTTTGAAAACCGGTAACCACAAGGTTGTTTCCATTTAGAAAATGCTTCTTAATATTTATCGCCAAAGGAACATCTTGAACAGCTGGAATAGAGCCTTTAGGTAAACCACCTTTATATATAAGAGGGTTAGGGTTAGAAAGGGTAAACGTTGTAATATTAGGTGACATTAAGTTAACGAAAAAACCTTTCTTGTCATCAGTGAGCTGAAACCAACCATCTGCAATAGCATACACCTGGGAAGACTTATAAAAATATTTTTCTTCATCATCAAACACATAAGAATTTCTTCCAGAGCGTTCAATAAAATAATTTTCACTCTTTAAATAAATAGCTTCTTTGGGATAACTAACACTATTTTTCATTTTTGACAGAACAAATTTATTATCATCTGGTGAGTATTGATAATGCAGAAGCATATCACTACCTACTATAAGCTCTTTCCCATCATTAATTGTATATATGGCTTTAACACCACTAAATTTAGTCGAGTCCACTCTTTCAGGGATAACTATTTCTTGAAAAACCACAAAATCATTAATATCAGATTGCCATTTAAGGACATACAACTTAGGCTCTACCTTCGTTTCATTAATCCCGACCCTTTCTGGATAGAAGATAATTTCATCACGACCCTCTAATCGATATAACTTGTAGGTACTATTTGATATGAGTGATTTATCAGCTAAGATTTTTTTTCGCTCGCAAGAATCTATCTCACCATTTCCACTTAAATTACAAACACTGTAATCGTAACTGACTTTTCCACTCAGAGTATCATCATGATTTGGATGCAAAGCAACAATGGTATTATTATTTACAAATTCAATCTGTTCTACATATGAACCGTACTGACCTGAACTAGATGAAAATTCTACTTCTTGAGACAATGATAACTCATTGCCTTCAAGAGTAAATCTAACTAATTTTCTAGCTCCATCATAATTTGACTCAGATAAAGCGTAATAGTTTTTATCATATTCACCTATAGGTTCCACATTAATATAACCAACGAGATCTGATGCTATACCAAAACTGGCAGAGCTAATATAATCCACCCCATTATTATCAACATTATACTTCCATAAATAAATTCTTTTATCAGCAGAAAATTCATCAGCAGCAGTACCAGATATTAATATTTCGTTGTTAGCTTCAGAGAAAGCCACCTTTAAGGATGATTTAGGCAGGTTATTATCATACGTCTTATCAATTGAATAAGGACTTTCAACCGCTATAGCTGATACTGAAATAATAGATAAAATAACTAATACACTTCTATACATACAGATACCTCTCCTAACATCAGTATAATTATTAGTTGAACAACATAAATCAAAAGTAACAGGTCGCAGGAGAATTTTAAGTATCTAAGTTAAGAACAAGATACATCTTCCTGATGCAAGTGAACTTAACCGTGATCACGATTAAGTTTCATCCTTGTTAAAAACCTAAGATAACGTTCTGTTTAATATCTGTCTACCACTTTCACATTACAAATTAAGTAGTTAAGTCATGACTAATTTTGGCTCTTTGCTTTTAAAAATAAGCATACAACTCCACTGCCAATGGGAACGCCAGAAGTGGCACTGTTGCACCAGTGACCTTCTAAAACATGGATGTTTTAGTAGAGCCTACAAGGACGTATTCACGGCGTGTCACTGGAGTAACAGTGCAAAAGCCTGCGGCAGGCAATGAGTCGCACCGTCACTTTACAGTAATAACATTGCTAATTCGCACCACTAAGCGAACCAGCAATATCATCGAGTGTGGGGTGAAGCCCCACGACTTTGATTCACCTCGGCCGATAGGCCGCAGCAAATGTGTCCCCGCATCACAAAATTCCCTTTTGCAATTCGGCAATCCCTAACCTTGTAGGTATTTCCCAAAGAAATCCAAGGTTCTTGCCCATGCGAGCTCGGCGGTTGGCTCATCATAGCGGGCGGTGGAATCGTTATGAAAACCATGGTTCACATTGGGATAGAGGTAGGCAATATACTCGGCCTTGTTAGCCTTTAATTGGGTTTCGTACTCGGCCCAAGTGTCGTTAATCCGTTGATCTAAAGCGGCAAATTGCAACATCAACGGGCCTTTGACCCGGCTGCGTAACTCTGTTGCCGCTGGAGTGCCATAAAAAGGCACGCCAGCCGTTAGCTCATCAGGAATGCTGGCGGCGAGCATATTGACTATATAGCCGCCAAAGCAGAAACCGACGGCGCCGAGTTTGCCATTACTCTGGGGGTGGGCCTTTAAAAAGCGCGCGGCGGCGATAAAGTCCTGCTCGATTTTGGCTCTGTCGAGGCTGGCCTGCATGGCGCGGCCCGCATCGTCATTACCGGGATAACCACCGAGGCTATAAAGGGCATCAGGGGCAAAGGCGATATAGCCCTTGGCCGCTAAGCGGCGGGCAACATCTTCGATATAAGGATTCAGGCCACGGTTTTCATGCACCACTAATACCACGGCGGCTTTTTTGGTGGGATCCAAGGTCTTAGGATCGCCCGCCTCTTTGCCGGGAATCAGCATAGATGTCGGCATCACTAAATAACCGCGACCTTCACCATAGCCCTCGGGGGAGGGAAACTTCACATAACTGGCTTGAATGCTGGGATCGTTAAAGGAGACTTGTTCGGCTAAGGCGTAGTTGGGCATGAGTGCGCCAGTGAGCGTTGTCATGGTAAACCCCAGTGCCACAAGACCTGCGAGGCGAGCCATAAACTCGCGGCGGTCGATGATGCCGTGGGCATATTCATCGTACCAATCGAAGGCCTCCTGCGGGATAGGCTGAGCAGCAGGCGCGTTATTGTCGGACTTGGGTTGTGGGCTCATCGTTCTTTCTCCATTGAACAAGCTACCACAGGTTTGTCTTCCCTAGCTTGTGAGTTATCTAGCGGCGTTAACAAGAGTAAAGGATGAAGCCTGATTAGGGCAATCGGCTTTCTCACCTTAGGCCGATATTCATCATGCAAACTTACGACTGATCTTGCCCCCTGATTGGCATGAGCTTTTTATTCCCTAGGGGCTTTTTTGTGTATAATGTCGCCAATTTTCGGATTAATAGATTTACATTTCAATAACATAAGTTGCCAATGGAGTTCAGATGGCTATAGGGATATGCAGAGTAATTTGTACCACTCTTACGCTCACGGTTGGGTTAACGGCGTGCGATAGTGCGGGCTCCAATAAATCGGGGGGCATCCCCAGCGCACGCGAATATCAGGTGATTTCGACCCTCAGCATCAATGACGGTATTGAAACCCAAAAGAACATGCAGGGGCGCGTGCTACTGAATTACCAGTTGCAGGATGCTCAGGGTAAAGCGACCAGCTTAACCACCCCATTGACCAATGATGCCCACTTCTTCGTTCAGCCGAGCCTGATGCAATTAAGCGATCACGCCCTGCCAATCCCCATCAGCAATATCGATCCAAAAAACAGTGGCAAAGAGCTCACCTCCATCATTCAAGCGGGCTTTAATCTCGAGCTGAAAAATGGTGACAACAATCGGCTCACGCCCGTTACCCAGATAAATCAGAAGGATATCGCCGAACTATTTAACCGCTGGACGAGCCTTAAGTCCCTATTTGAGCAATCGCCTACCCTGCCCGTGCAGCTTGAGCCACGTGTGGGTTATAGCACTAGCGCCCCCATGGATGAGCGGTTAATCTGGACTGTTGAGCAAGTCAGCGACGATAGATTACTGGCGGTGTTACAGAATAAACAGCAACAGGGCGAAAACAGTAACCTTAAGGTCTACGGCAAGTTCGAGCTTAACCGTAAAACCGGTTGGTTAGAGAGCATGGCGCTATTTAAACAGGATGAGCAACGGGGTAGAACCTTTGTCCAGCGCATCGTTATGGCGCCTAAGGATCGCCCCGATGTGATGAGCCTACTTTGGTATGCCGATGACAACTACGATGCCGAGCGGGATATCGATGATAAGCAAAAGGAGCTTTATCCCATCAGCGATGTGCCGCGGGAATATAAGCCTACCGACAAGGCATTTATCCAATCCTTATTAGCTGATCACCAAGGGATTATTGATAATATCGGCGACTGGGGCAGCGATACTCCCGAGGAGATCCAACTGCGCTTTGTGCATGCCATGAGTCCGCAATATATCGTCGGCAATATGCGCTATGAGGATATCACCGCCTTTGATGAGAGCGGAAAAGCGTTAGATCTCAACTTCTGGCAACACAGCACGGGGGCGGCGGTCAATTTCAGCCGCAACATTGAATCGTCGACCAATATTATCGCCACGGGTTGGGATAACACCGCCGATAAACTCAAGCGGATGAGCTATATCAGCGCTAAGCTCACCTTAGTCCCTGAGACGAATAACATCATCGAAAAATCCTGGGATGAACTGCTCGCTTCGCCCTATACCTTTGGCGATGCCAGCCTCACGATTCAGCCCCTAGATGCCAACGCTAAGCTCTTTAAAGTGGTCATCAAGCAGAGCGACAGCCACAAGATCCACCTAGGTCTTCAGCAGTTAACAGGCAAAATGGCCCATGCCCGCGCCGAGTCGGAATATCCCGAGTGGCTCACCCTGACCGATAAAGAACTGCTAGCGGAGTTGACTGGTGCCGATGAGAGCCATCAACAGACGACCAGCGCACTGCTCCTTAAGTTAGACGAAATCCCAAAAACTCTAGTGTTAGTGGCGAGTCAACCCCAGCCAGAACTCAGCCAAAGCAAGCAGATCCGCTTTGTTCCCGAAGCTGAGTACAACCAAAATCTTGCCAATCCCCTGAGCGAGTTTGGCAGCGTCAGTATGGGCGACTCCTTCTCGGATAAGCTAGCGTTGTCCAAGCCAGAAATCAGTGCGGTGAAGGATATAAAAACGGCGACTGAAAATGGTCACAACTTATATATCCCCATGTCTGCTGCGTTAGCGACAGCCTGTAAGCCCGAGATAGCACAAGGTTTTAATGAAGGAACACAGACGGTAACTTGGCAGTTTGTGCCCAATGGGCCCGAAGGCGCGGCTTACCATTTGATGACACCCGACCGCGTGCGCCAGTACTTCTACGATAAGCGCATTCAAGGCACTATCCATTGCAAAGGCGATATCCACTGGCAAACCTTAGCGCAATCAGTCACCGAGCGCCCTTGGTTAATCGATTTGCAAGCTTGGCTGACCGATACAGGTTATGGCAAGGAGCCAAGCAAAGATTTACCCAATTACATCAGAGTCGAGAATGCCCAAGGCAAGCAACTAACGATTCGTTTGCCCGAAGAGACTGAATATAGGATTGATGAGGTGCTGTTAGATGGCCGCTATTTAAGTGTGACAGGCGCCGCCGCTAAGGTGAGTTATATGACTATCTCCCAAGATTCCGTCGATATTCCCTATGAATTCACCTTTAAACCTTTGCCTTAAGGAGCGGTTATGCGTCCATTTACTGTAAAACTGCTCCTAGGAGCGCTCGCCCTCATCAGTACGCACGCCAATGCAGAGAAGGTATTACTCGATGCCCATTGGAATGTCATCAAAGATGAGAAAAAAGCTCTGTACTATTTTGAGCAACCCGTTGATCTGACTGATGGCTACTATAAGGTCGAGGTTTACTACAAAGAAAAGAATAGACTTTTCTGCTCAACGGCCATCGCCGATAAAAATATCGGTAAGGCACTCACTAGCGAGCAATTTCGCGGGCCTTATCAATGTTACTTCGACGATGGAACCCCCTACGAACAGGGCTTTCGCAACGGGCAAGGCCAGCTCGATGGCTTAATCAAAAAGTACATTGCCACGGGTCAGTTATATACTGAGTCGAACTATGAAAATGGTGTAAAACAAGGCCAAGAAACGGGTTATTGGAATGGCGGCAATATCCGCAACAAAACCACCTATAAAGATGGCCAAGCCGTCGGTATCAGCGAAAATTTTAGCCCCGAAGGTGAAGTCACCGCCAAAATCTGCCATGACCCCACCTGCGTCAGCCAATATTTTAATCTAGGCAAACTCAACCGTGAGGAGCATAAGGTTGATGGCCTTCTGCAAGGCACAGAGACCACTTGGGGGCTGAATGGGCAAGTTATCTCTACCCAAGAGTGGTTTAAGGATAAAAAACACGGCGACTACTTTAGCTATTTTGACAATGGCAAGGTAGAGCAGCACTTTCAATATCAACAGAATTATAAGGTCGGTGAGCAGCTCACTTATTTTGAAAATGGCCAGCTCAAATTAAAAGAAGCCACCAACGATAAGGGCGATGTCATCCAGGCTATCGAATACGATGACAAGGGTGAGATTAAACGCACTACCGACAGCAAATACCAAGGTAATCGCTGGGTTTATCGCAAACAGCAGCGCTATCGCGACGGCCAATTGATTGAGACTCACGAAGAGGACAAACTCAAAAACTGGTCGCTCTCTGAAACCTTTAAAAAAGGCTTACTAATCGAGCGCCAGGAGCGACTCAATAAGCAATTGAATGGCTTACAAATCAAATCCTTCGACTACAACGATGTCATCACCCTCACCCGTGAATATTATCAGGCGGGTAAGCGTGAAGGCGCCTATGAAACGGTGAAAATTGAGCCTGCCACAGGCAAAAGTCAGCTGGTAGAGCAAGGTCAGTATGCCAAGGATAAACAAGCAGGCACTTGGAAGAAATATCAAGACGACGCCACCCTCACCTATAGCCACGATGATAATGGCGAGCTCCACGGTGAATACCTCAACAAGGCCAACTCAGGCCAGTTGCTTGAATCCATGCACTATAAACATGGCAAACCCGATGGTTTAGTCCAGCGTTACGCCAGTAATGGCCAAGTGTATGAAAAAGGCGAATATCGTAATGACCTGCGCCAAGGCGATTGGGTATTTACCGATAACGAATTCCAATATCGCCCAAGACCGAATCCTGAAAGACGCTCTTGGCATGGCCGTTTTGAGCAGGGTAAGCAAGTCGGCCACTGGGAATTGCGTACAGTCGAAGATTATGTGCTTGAAATTGCTAACTATGACGACCAAGGTAACTTGCATGGTAAGCAATACCAGTTTGAGAGTAATGGCTCGATACAGGTGATTAATCATTACAATCACGGCCAGTTTTTAAATCAGGAAACACCGCCGCCCGTCTTACCCGTTGAAGATAGCGTGTTTCCCTTTTATTAACTCAAGCCTGTGGCTGTAAGCTGTTTAGCTTAACGCCATTCGCGTAAACTAACTCGCTGTGCACTCAGCCAAATTGCACAGCATTAACGTACTATAAACGTTAGGATTCTTATACTGGCCGCCATTGTGCGGCCTTAAGACCCAGAGCAAAGGATCAGCATGTACAACACGCCATTTCGCCTTATTAGCCTCGCCATTGCCGCAACTAGCCTAGTCGGCGTCCATGCACAGGCGGCGCAAAACCTCTCCTCCATGATGGTCGAAATTCGCCAGCAGGACGGCATTCCCAGCTATTACAATCTTGCCACTGGCATGCCCTTAAATGGCGACATTGCCATTGTCCGCGATAACCAAGGTTATACCTTAGGGCAATTTTCGCAGGGGATACCGAATGGGAAATGGCAGGTTTTTCATAGTAATAACAGCCGAATCGTCGAAGGTAACTATCAACTGGGTTACCAAGATGGCACCTGGCGACTGTTCGACTTAGATGGCGCCCTAACCGAGGAGCAGCAATTTGCCAAAGGAGTTCCGGTTGGCGAATGGAAGGAATTTAGCGCCACGGGCCATGTAAGCCAAAGCACCCTCTATCAAAATGGCCAAAAGTCCCAGGTAAAACGATTCTTCCCGAGTGGCAAATTACAGGCGCAGGAAAGCTACCTCGATAACCTTCGCCACGGTAAATGGGAAAGCTTTTATGAGAATGGCACCCTCTCCCAAAACCAAACCTACGCTAATAACCAACTCTCTGGCCCCTATCTCGAGCAAAATGCCGAGGGCCAAGTGGTCGTTAATGGCCGCTTCGATGCCGATGGCCGCCGCCAAGGTTTATGGGAAACCTTTTTCGACGATGGCACTAAGGCCAGTGCCAGCCAATTTAATCTCGATAAACTCGAGGGTGAAGAACGCACCTTTTATCCCAGTGGCGAACTAGCAAGCCTGTGCCACTATCAGGCGGGACTGCGCCATGGTAAATGTCAGCAATTCAATGAGCTGGGCAAACTCCAAGTGGAGGAGCAATACCTCAACGATGTGTTAGAGGGGCGTCAGCAGTATTTTAACCTCGAGGGCGTACTGACCAGCGATTTGAACTACAAGCAGGATATGCTCGCTGGCACGCAAAAGTATTTCCATTCCAACGGCCAACTTAAAGAGCTGCGAACCTATCAAGACTCGCAACTGGCCGATAATGGTCAATATCCGTTGCATGGCCCCTCTGAGCGTTATGATACGGACGGTAATCTTATTGAAAAAAGCAGCTACAACATGGGCTTAAAGGATGGATTATTTGAACGTTATAACGGCGGTAAACTGCAAACCACAGAGGTGTGGAAGCTAGGTCAAAGAGACGGAGAATTCCGCCGTTACCACACCAATGGCCAGCTCCGCAGCTTAGATGTGTATGTTGATGGCAAACTCACTGGCCGCTCCGAATCCTACTATGAAGATGGCTCGGTGAATGAGCGCGGTGAGCGCATCGAAGGCGCTTGGGTTGGTAAGTACGAATCCTTTTACGACAATGGCAAGCCCAGAGAACTCGCCCACTACGCCCGCACAAAACCTGATAACAGCAGTAGCTATCCCCTCGATGGCCACTTTAGTCGCTGGTACTACAATGGCGATCTTAATGAGGAAGGTGAATATAAAGCAGGCTTAAAAGAAGGACTGTGGATCCAATATCAGCAAGGGCAAAAACAGAAAGAACAGAGCTTTGTTAACGGCAAACTCAATGGCGACTATGCCGAATATTATCAAGGTCGCCGCCGCGTCACTGGCCAATATGAGGATAATCAAAAAACCGGTCTCTGGATTGATTACCGCTACGAAGCCAAAGATCCAACCTACGGCGCGATCCCTGAGGGCAATATCAGCCAGAAAACCCATTGGAAAGACAATAAGCGCCATGGCACCAGCGAGTACTACAGCTTTAAGCAAGTGGTTTATCGCTTAGAAACCTATGATAACAATGATAAAACTGGCACCTATGCCGAATATTATCCTAACAATGGTCAGCTCAAACTCAGTGGTACTATGGATAAAGGCAAACAAACAGGTCTGTGGGAAAGCTGGTATGAGGATGGCATTTTAGCCGCCAGTAGCGAGTTTTTAGATAACCAACAACAGGGCAGCAGCAAAGAGTATTACAGCAATGGCCAGCTCAAGCTCGAAGCCCAATACACTAAAGGCGAGCTCGACGGCGAGCGCCGGGAATACCACCAAAATGGTAAACCTAAACTGACTGAAACTTGGTTAAAAGGCCAGAAGGAAGGCGATGCCAGCTATTACCACACCAATGGCAAACTCGCCGAACAAGGGAGCTTTTTACGGGATCGCAAGGAAGGTTTGTGGCAACAATTTTGGCCCAATGGCGAAAAACGCAGTGAGGGTAGCTATATTGCCGATCGCCAAGCGGGGGATTGGAATAATTACGATCAGCTCGGCAAGTTGATCAATACCGAGCACCATGGCTAAGACATTGACTTAGCCAGCATGCGGCTTGCCTAAATCTGCTCGCAACATCGGCTAAGTCAAAGGTATTAATCGAGAACTGGGGTTTGGAATAAAAAAGCGATCTCGCTCAAAAATTTATGCCTAACCCCAAATCTAAAGGATTATTCATGCAAAGTGTGCCATAACCAATGTCTATACTAACGGCCTTTTTCCGCTTTGGATCAACTGCCTATGAAGACATTTATCAAAGACGAATTTGCCCTGCTGCTCGGAATACTCACGTTAGTATTCTTTAAAACGGGTGGCGATAGCTTGCTGGCCGATGGCACAGCACTCTCAACTTATATTCCCGTTTCACTCGCCCTGCTCGGAGTAGTGACTTGGGCGATTTTCTCCGTGGTACGTCACTCAGACGCGCTTGCCATCAAGCTCGGTGACCCCTATGGCACCTTGATTTTAACCCTGTCGGTGATTTCGCTCGAAGTCGTGATGATTTCTTCGGTGATGTTAACGGGCGAGCCAAATCCCGTGATGGCAAGGGATACCATGTTTGCCGTGGTAATGTTAATTATCAACGGCTTAGTCGGTTTGACCCTCTTACTTGGCGGTTGGCGCTATCATACCCAGCACTTTAATTTGGATGGGGTGAAATCCTATTTAGTGGCGATTATTCCCCTCGCCCTACTCTGTTTAGTGCTACCTAACTTTACCGAAGGCGGCACCATTGGCAGCATGTCTAAACCTATGTCTTGGATGCTGATCATCATCTCGATTTTGCTCTATGGCATCTTTCTAGTGATCCAGACCAAGAGCCATAGCCACTTCTTTGTCGATGCCGACCATGAGGACCACGAAGAGCATCACGGCATACTGCGCAGCAATATCTACCACACAGTGCTGTTGATTGGTTATTTGCTGGTGGTGATTCTGCTCGCCAAAACCCTAG comes from the Shewanella mangrovisoli genome and includes:
- a CDS encoding calcium:proton antiporter, which gives rise to MKTFIKDEFALLLGILTLVFFKTGGDSLLADGTALSTYIPVSLALLGVVTWAIFSVVRHSDALAIKLGDPYGTLILTLSVISLEVVMISSVMLTGEPNPVMARDTMFAVVMLIINGLVGLTLLLGGWRYHTQHFNLDGVKSYLVAIIPLALLCLVLPNFTEGGTIGSMSKPMSWMLIIISILLYGIFLVIQTKSHSHFFVDADHEDHEEHHGILRSNIYHTVLLIGYLLVVILLAKTLAMPINYSVASLGAPPALGGFIVACLILSPEAVGGFKAALNNQLQRAMNLYFGSVLATIALTVPAVLIIGSLINQEVHLGLSAADMVLLATSLMVCKVSFSSGRTNALHGATHIVLFIVYLFLMFEHA
- a CDS encoding toxin-antitoxin system YwqK family antitoxin, producing MYNTPFRLISLAIAATSLVGVHAQAAQNLSSMMVEIRQQDGIPSYYNLATGMPLNGDIAIVRDNQGYTLGQFSQGIPNGKWQVFHSNNSRIVEGNYQLGYQDGTWRLFDLDGALTEEQQFAKGVPVGEWKEFSATGHVSQSTLYQNGQKSQVKRFFPSGKLQAQESYLDNLRHGKWESFYENGTLSQNQTYANNQLSGPYLEQNAEGQVVVNGRFDADGRRQGLWETFFDDGTKASASQFNLDKLEGEERTFYPSGELASLCHYQAGLRHGKCQQFNELGKLQVEEQYLNDVLEGRQQYFNLEGVLTSDLNYKQDMLAGTQKYFHSNGQLKELRTYQDSQLADNGQYPLHGPSERYDTDGNLIEKSSYNMGLKDGLFERYNGGKLQTTEVWKLGQRDGEFRRYHTNGQLRSLDVYVDGKLTGRSESYYEDGSVNERGERIEGAWVGKYESFYDNGKPRELAHYARTKPDNSSSYPLDGHFSRWYYNGDLNEEGEYKAGLKEGLWIQYQQGQKQKEQSFVNGKLNGDYAEYYQGRRRVTGQYEDNQKTGLWIDYRYEAKDPTYGAIPEGNISQKTHWKDNKRHGTSEYYSFKQVVYRLETYDNNDKTGTYAEYYPNNGQLKLSGTMDKGKQTGLWESWYEDGILAASSEFLDNQQQGSSKEYYSNGQLKLEAQYTKGELDGERREYHQNGKPKLTETWLKGQKEGDASYYHTNGKLAEQGSFLRDRKEGLWQQFWPNGEKRSEGSYIADRQAGDWNNYDQLGKLINTEHHG
- a CDS encoding dienelactone hydrolase family protein; translation: MSPQPKSDNNAPAAQPIPQEAFDWYDEYAHGIIDRREFMARLAGLVALGFTMTTLTGALMPNYALAEQVSFNDPSIQASYVKFPSPEGYGEGRGYLVMPTSMLIPGKEAGDPKTLDPTKKAAVVLVVHENRGLNPYIEDVARRLAAKGYIAFAPDALYSLGGYPGNDDAGRAMQASLDRAKIEQDFIAAARFLKAHPQSNGKLGAVGFCFGGYIVNMLAASIPDELTAGVPFYGTPAATELRSRVKGPLMLQFAALDQRINDTWAEYETQLKANKAEYIAYLYPNVNHGFHNDSTARYDEPTAELAWARTLDFFGKYLQG
- a CDS encoding toxin-antitoxin system YwqK family antitoxin; the encoded protein is MRPFTVKLLLGALALISTHANAEKVLLDAHWNVIKDEKKALYYFEQPVDLTDGYYKVEVYYKEKNRLFCSTAIADKNIGKALTSEQFRGPYQCYFDDGTPYEQGFRNGQGQLDGLIKKYIATGQLYTESNYENGVKQGQETGYWNGGNIRNKTTYKDGQAVGISENFSPEGEVTAKICHDPTCVSQYFNLGKLNREEHKVDGLLQGTETTWGLNGQVISTQEWFKDKKHGDYFSYFDNGKVEQHFQYQQNYKVGEQLTYFENGQLKLKEATNDKGDVIQAIEYDDKGEIKRTTDSKYQGNRWVYRKQQRYRDGQLIETHEEDKLKNWSLSETFKKGLLIERQERLNKQLNGLQIKSFDYNDVITLTREYYQAGKREGAYETVKIEPATGKSQLVEQGQYAKDKQAGTWKKYQDDATLTYSHDDNGELHGEYLNKANSGQLLESMHYKHGKPDGLVQRYASNGQVYEKGEYRNDLRQGDWVFTDNEFQYRPRPNPERRSWHGRFEQGKQVGHWELRTVEDYVLEIANYDDQGNLHGKQYQFESNGSIQVINHYNHGQFLNQETPPPVLPVEDSVFPFY
- a CDS encoding putative Ig domain-containing protein, with the protein product MYRSVLVILSIISVSAIAVESPYSIDKTYDNNLPKSSLKVAFSEANNEILISGTAADEFSADKRIYLWKYNVDNNGVDYISSASFGIASDLVGYINVEPIGEYDKNYYALSESNYDGARKLVRFTLEGNELSLSQEVEFSSSSGQYGSYVEQIEFVNNNTIVALHPNHDDTLSGKVSYDYSVCNLSGNGEIDSCERKKILADKSLISNSTYKLYRLEGRDEIIFYPERVGINETKVEPKLYVLKWQSDINDFVVFQEIVIPERVDSTKFSGVKAIYTINDGKELIVGSDMLLHYQYSPDDNKFVLSKMKNSVSYPKEAIYLKSENYFIERSGRNSYVFDDEEKYFYKSSQVYAIADGWFQLTDDKKGFFVNLMSPNITTFTLSNPNPLIYKGGLPKGSIPAVQDVPLAINIKKHFLNGNNLVVTGFQTEYIHERLIWDGEYISGTFTNEDMFASKNLIDPTPASPIQVRVNIPPLSTEIFYITPTNVNDAPMLTAEIGIQYLEKDQQYYGVLSGIVVDPDREAVTYTYKNVPNGLIASEDGIFHGAVKTKGQYLMTVTATDPSGAELTFDVTFIVNDTGEPEKSSEGGGGTMDFTLLMLLITLFFRRLKHN